In Papio anubis isolate 15944 chromosome 17, Panubis1.0, whole genome shotgun sequence, the following are encoded in one genomic region:
- the GPS1 gene encoding COP9 signalosome complex subunit 1 isoform X7, whose protein sequence is MPLPVQVFNLQGAVEPMQIDVDPQEDPQNAPDVNYVVENPSLDLEQYAASYSGLMRIERLQFIADHCPTLRVEALKMALSFVQRTFNVDMYEEIHRKLSEATRELQNAPDAIPESGVEPPPLDTAWVEATRKKALLKLEKLDTDLKNYKGNSIKESIRRGHDDLGDHYLDCGDLSNALKCYSRARDYCTSAKHVINMCLNVIKVSVYLQNWSHVLSYVSKAESTPEIAERGERDSQTQAILTKLKCAAGLAELAARKYKQAAKCLLLASFDHCDFPELLSPSNVAIYGGLCALATFDRQELQRNVISSSSFKLFLELEPQVRDIIFKFYESKYASCLKMLDEMKDNLLLDMYLAPHVRTLYTQIRNRALIQYFSPYVSADMHRMAAAFNTTVAALEDELTQLILEGLISARVDSHSKILYARDVDQRSTTFEKSLLMGKEFQRRAKAMMLRAAVLRNQIHVKSPPREGSQGELTPANSQSRMSTNM, encoded by the exons ATGCCGCTGCCGGTTCAGGTGTTTAACTTGCAG GGGGCTGTGGAGCCCATGCAGATCGACGTGGACCCCCAGGAAGACCCGCAGAATGCACCCGACGTCAACTACGTGGTGGAGAACCCCAGCCTG GATCTGGAGCAGTACGCAGCCAGTTACAGCGGCCTGATGCGCATCGAACGGCTGCAGTTCATTGCTGATCACTGCCCCACGCTGCGGGTGGAGGCCCTGAAGATGGCCCTGTCCTTCGTGCAGAGAACCTTTAATGTGGACATGTATGAGGAAATCCACCGCAAGCTCTCAGAGGCCACCAG GGAGCTGCAGAACGCACCCGACGCCATCCCTGAGAGTGGCGTGGAGCCCCCACCCCTGGACACGGCCTGGGTGGAGGCCACGCGGAAGAAGGCCCTGCTGAAGCTGGAGAAGCTGGACACGGACCTGAAGAACTACAAAGGCAACTCCATCAAGGAGAGCATCCGGCGCGGCCACGACGACCTGGGCGACCACTACCTGGACTGTGGGGACCTCAGCAACGCCCTCAAGTGCTACTCCCGGGCCCGGGACTACTGCACCAGCGCCAAGCACGTCATCAACATGTGCCTCAACGTCATCAAG GTCAGCGTCTACTTACAGAATTGGTCTCATGTGCTTAGCTATGTCAGCAAGGCTGAGTCTACCCCGGAGATTGCTGAG CGAGGAGAGCGTGACAGCCAGACCCAGGCCATCCTCACCAAGCTCAAGTGTGCCGCAG GTTTGGCGGAGCTGGCCGCCAGGAAGTACAAGCAGGCTGCCAAGTGCCTCCTGCTGGCTTCCTTTGATCACTGCGACTTCCCTGAG CTGCTGTCCCCCAGCAACGTGGCCATCTACGGTGGCCTGTGCGCCTTGGCTACCTTTGACCGGCAGGAGCTGCAGCGCAACGTCATCTCCAGTAG CTCCTTCAAGTTGTTCTTGGAGCTGGAGCCGCAGGTCCGAGACATCATCTTCAAATTCTACGAGTCCAAGTACGCCTCATGCCTCAAGATGCTGGATGAGATGAAG GACAACCTGCTCCTGGACATGTATTTGGCTCCCCACGTCAGGACCCTGTACACCCAGATTCGCAACCGTGCCCTCATCCAG TATTTCAGCCCCTACGTGTCAGCCGACATGCATAGGATGGCGGCGGCCTTCAACACCACAGTGGCTGCCCTGGAGGACGAGCTGACACAGCTAATCCTGGAGGGGTTGATCAGTGCCCGCGTGGACTCGCACAGCAAG ATCCTCTACGCCCGGGATGTGGATCAGCGCAGCACCACCTTTGAGAAGTCTCTGCTGATGGGCAAGGAGTTCCAGCGCCGCGCCAAGGCCATGATGCTGCGGGCAGCTGTGCTCCGCAACCAGATCCACGTCAAG TCCCCGCCCAGAGAAGGGAGCCAGGGGGAGCTgactccagccaacagccagtcTCGGATGAGCACCAACATGTGA
- the GPS1 gene encoding COP9 signalosome complex subunit 1 isoform X10 codes for MPLPVQVFNLQGAVEPMQIDVDPQEDPQNAPDVNYVVENPSLDLEQYAASYSGLMRIERLQFIADHCPTLRVEALKMALSFVQRTFNVDMYEEIHRKLSEATRELQNAPDAIPESGVEPPPLDTAWVEATRKKALLKLEKLDTDLKNYKGNSIKESIRRGHDDLGDHYLDCGDLSNALKCYSRARDYCTSAKHVINMCLNVIKVSVYLQNWSHVLSYVSKAESTPEIAEQRGERDSQTQAILTKLKCAAGLAELAARKYKQAAKCLLLASFDHCDFPELLSPSNVAIYGGLCALATFDRQELQRNVISSSSFKLFLELEPQVRDIIFKFYESKYASCLKMLDEMKDNLLLDMYLAPHVRTLYTQIRNRALIQYFSPYVSADMHRMAAAFNTTVAALEDELTQLILEGLISARVDSHSKILYARDVDQRSTTFEKSLLMGKEFQRRAKAMMLRAAVLRNQIHVKSPPREGSQGELTPANSQSRMSTNM; via the exons ATGCCGCTGCCGGTTCAGGTGTTTAACTTGCAG GGGGCTGTGGAGCCCATGCAGATCGACGTGGACCCCCAGGAAGACCCGCAGAATGCACCCGACGTCAACTACGTGGTGGAGAACCCCAGCCTG GATCTGGAGCAGTACGCAGCCAGTTACAGCGGCCTGATGCGCATCGAACGGCTGCAGTTCATTGCTGATCACTGCCCCACGCTGCGGGTGGAGGCCCTGAAGATGGCCCTGTCCTTCGTGCAGAGAACCTTTAATGTGGACATGTATGAGGAAATCCACCGCAAGCTCTCAGAGGCCACCAG GGAGCTGCAGAACGCACCCGACGCCATCCCTGAGAGTGGCGTGGAGCCCCCACCCCTGGACACGGCCTGGGTGGAGGCCACGCGGAAGAAGGCCCTGCTGAAGCTGGAGAAGCTGGACACGGACCTGAAGAACTACAAAGGCAACTCCATCAAGGAGAGCATCCGGCGCGGCCACGACGACCTGGGCGACCACTACCTGGACTGTGGGGACCTCAGCAACGCCCTCAAGTGCTACTCCCGGGCCCGGGACTACTGCACCAGCGCCAAGCACGTCATCAACATGTGCCTCAACGTCATCAAG GTCAGCGTCTACTTACAGAATTGGTCTCATGTGCTTAGCTATGTCAGCAAGGCTGAGTCTACCCCGGAGATTGCTGAG CAGCGAGGAGAGCGTGACAGCCAGACCCAGGCCATCCTCACCAAGCTCAAGTGTGCCGCAG GTTTGGCGGAGCTGGCCGCCAGGAAGTACAAGCAGGCTGCCAAGTGCCTCCTGCTGGCTTCCTTTGATCACTGCGACTTCCCTGAG CTGCTGTCCCCCAGCAACGTGGCCATCTACGGTGGCCTGTGCGCCTTGGCTACCTTTGACCGGCAGGAGCTGCAGCGCAACGTCATCTCCAGTAG CTCCTTCAAGTTGTTCTTGGAGCTGGAGCCGCAGGTCCGAGACATCATCTTCAAATTCTACGAGTCCAAGTACGCCTCATGCCTCAAGATGCTGGATGAGATGAAG GACAACCTGCTCCTGGACATGTATTTGGCTCCCCACGTCAGGACCCTGTACACCCAGATTCGCAACCGTGCCCTCATCCAG TATTTCAGCCCCTACGTGTCAGCCGACATGCATAGGATGGCGGCGGCCTTCAACACCACAGTGGCTGCCCTGGAGGACGAGCTGACACAGCTAATCCTGGAGGGGTTGATCAGTGCCCGCGTGGACTCGCACAGCAAG ATCCTCTACGCCCGGGATGTGGATCAGCGCAGCACCACCTTTGAGAAGTCTCTGCTGATGGGCAAGGAGTTCCAGCGCCGCGCCAAGGCCATGATGCTGCGGGCAGCTGTGCTCCGCAACCAGATCCACGTCAAG TCCCCGCCCAGAGAAGGGAGCCAGGGGGAGCTgactccagccaacagccagtcTCGGATGAGCACCAACATGTGA
- the GPS1 gene encoding COP9 signalosome complex subunit 1 isoform X8, with amino-acid sequence MQIDVDPQEDPQNAPDVNYVVENPSLDLEQYAASYSGLMRIERLQFIADHCPTLRVEALKMALSFVQRTFNVDMYEEIHRKLSEATRSSLRELQNAPDAIPESGVEPPPLDTAWVEATRKKALLKLEKLDTDLKNYKGNSIKESIRRGHDDLGDHYLDCGDLSNALKCYSRARDYCTSAKHVINMCLNVIKVSVYLQNWSHVLSYVSKAESTPEIAEQRGERDSQTQAILTKLKCAAGLAELAARKYKQAAKCLLLASFDHCDFPELLSPSNVAIYGGLCALATFDRQELQRNVISSSSFKLFLELEPQVRDIIFKFYESKYASCLKMLDEMKDNLLLDMYLAPHVRTLYTQIRNRALIQYFSPYVSADMHRMAAAFNTTVAALEDELTQLILEGLISARVDSHSKILYARDVDQRSTTFEKSLLMGKEFQRRAKAMMLRAAVLRNQIHVKSPPREGSQGELTPANSQSRMSTNM; translated from the exons ATGCAGATCGACGTGGACCCCCAGGAAGACCCGCAGAATGCACCCGACGTCAACTACGTGGTGGAGAACCCCAGCCTG GATCTGGAGCAGTACGCAGCCAGTTACAGCGGCCTGATGCGCATCGAACGGCTGCAGTTCATTGCTGATCACTGCCCCACGCTGCGGGTGGAGGCCCTGAAGATGGCCCTGTCCTTCGTGCAGAGAACCTTTAATGTGGACATGTATGAGGAAATCCACCGCAAGCTCTCAGAGGCCACCAG GTCCTCTCTCAGGGAGCTGCAGAACGCACCCGACGCCATCCCTGAGAGTGGCGTGGAGCCCCCACCCCTGGACACGGCCTGGGTGGAGGCCACGCGGAAGAAGGCCCTGCTGAAGCTGGAGAAGCTGGACACGGACCTGAAGAACTACAAAGGCAACTCCATCAAGGAGAGCATCCGGCGCGGCCACGACGACCTGGGCGACCACTACCTGGACTGTGGGGACCTCAGCAACGCCCTCAAGTGCTACTCCCGGGCCCGGGACTACTGCACCAGCGCCAAGCACGTCATCAACATGTGCCTCAACGTCATCAAG GTCAGCGTCTACTTACAGAATTGGTCTCATGTGCTTAGCTATGTCAGCAAGGCTGAGTCTACCCCGGAGATTGCTGAG CAGCGAGGAGAGCGTGACAGCCAGACCCAGGCCATCCTCACCAAGCTCAAGTGTGCCGCAG GTTTGGCGGAGCTGGCCGCCAGGAAGTACAAGCAGGCTGCCAAGTGCCTCCTGCTGGCTTCCTTTGATCACTGCGACTTCCCTGAG CTGCTGTCCCCCAGCAACGTGGCCATCTACGGTGGCCTGTGCGCCTTGGCTACCTTTGACCGGCAGGAGCTGCAGCGCAACGTCATCTCCAGTAG CTCCTTCAAGTTGTTCTTGGAGCTGGAGCCGCAGGTCCGAGACATCATCTTCAAATTCTACGAGTCCAAGTACGCCTCATGCCTCAAGATGCTGGATGAGATGAAG GACAACCTGCTCCTGGACATGTATTTGGCTCCCCACGTCAGGACCCTGTACACCCAGATTCGCAACCGTGCCCTCATCCAG TATTTCAGCCCCTACGTGTCAGCCGACATGCATAGGATGGCGGCGGCCTTCAACACCACAGTGGCTGCCCTGGAGGACGAGCTGACACAGCTAATCCTGGAGGGGTTGATCAGTGCCCGCGTGGACTCGCACAGCAAG ATCCTCTACGCCCGGGATGTGGATCAGCGCAGCACCACCTTTGAGAAGTCTCTGCTGATGGGCAAGGAGTTCCAGCGCCGCGCCAAGGCCATGATGCTGCGGGCAGCTGTGCTCCGCAACCAGATCCACGTCAAG TCCCCGCCCAGAGAAGGGAGCCAGGGGGAGCTgactccagccaacagccagtcTCGGATGAGCACCAACATGTGA
- the GPS1 gene encoding COP9 signalosome complex subunit 1 isoform X9, with amino-acid sequence MQIDVDPQEDPQNAPDVNYVVENPSLDLEQYAASYSGLMRIERLQFIADHCPTLRVEALKMALSFVQRTFNVDMYEEIHRKLSEATRELQNAPDAIPESGVEPPPLDTAWVEATRKKALLKLEKLDTDLKNYKGNSIKESIRRGHDDLGDHYLDCGDLSNALKCYSRARDYCTSAKHVINMCLNVIKVSVYLQNWSHVLSYVSKAESTPEIAEQRGERDSQTQAILTKLKCAAGLAELAARKYKQAAKCLLLASFDHCDFPELLSPSNVAIYGGLCALATFDRQELQRNVISSSSFKLFLELEPQVRDIIFKFYESKYASCLKMLDEMKDNLLLDMYLAPHVRTLYTQIRNRALIQYFSPYVSADMHRMAAAFNTTVAALEDELTQLILEGLISARVDSHSKILYARDVDQRSTTFEKSLLMGKEFQRRAKAMMLRAAVLRNQIHVKSPPREGSQGELTPANSQSRMSTNM; translated from the exons ATGCAGATCGACGTGGACCCCCAGGAAGACCCGCAGAATGCACCCGACGTCAACTACGTGGTGGAGAACCCCAGCCTG GATCTGGAGCAGTACGCAGCCAGTTACAGCGGCCTGATGCGCATCGAACGGCTGCAGTTCATTGCTGATCACTGCCCCACGCTGCGGGTGGAGGCCCTGAAGATGGCCCTGTCCTTCGTGCAGAGAACCTTTAATGTGGACATGTATGAGGAAATCCACCGCAAGCTCTCAGAGGCCACCAG GGAGCTGCAGAACGCACCCGACGCCATCCCTGAGAGTGGCGTGGAGCCCCCACCCCTGGACACGGCCTGGGTGGAGGCCACGCGGAAGAAGGCCCTGCTGAAGCTGGAGAAGCTGGACACGGACCTGAAGAACTACAAAGGCAACTCCATCAAGGAGAGCATCCGGCGCGGCCACGACGACCTGGGCGACCACTACCTGGACTGTGGGGACCTCAGCAACGCCCTCAAGTGCTACTCCCGGGCCCGGGACTACTGCACCAGCGCCAAGCACGTCATCAACATGTGCCTCAACGTCATCAAG GTCAGCGTCTACTTACAGAATTGGTCTCATGTGCTTAGCTATGTCAGCAAGGCTGAGTCTACCCCGGAGATTGCTGAG CAGCGAGGAGAGCGTGACAGCCAGACCCAGGCCATCCTCACCAAGCTCAAGTGTGCCGCAG GTTTGGCGGAGCTGGCCGCCAGGAAGTACAAGCAGGCTGCCAAGTGCCTCCTGCTGGCTTCCTTTGATCACTGCGACTTCCCTGAG CTGCTGTCCCCCAGCAACGTGGCCATCTACGGTGGCCTGTGCGCCTTGGCTACCTTTGACCGGCAGGAGCTGCAGCGCAACGTCATCTCCAGTAG CTCCTTCAAGTTGTTCTTGGAGCTGGAGCCGCAGGTCCGAGACATCATCTTCAAATTCTACGAGTCCAAGTACGCCTCATGCCTCAAGATGCTGGATGAGATGAAG GACAACCTGCTCCTGGACATGTATTTGGCTCCCCACGTCAGGACCCTGTACACCCAGATTCGCAACCGTGCCCTCATCCAG TATTTCAGCCCCTACGTGTCAGCCGACATGCATAGGATGGCGGCGGCCTTCAACACCACAGTGGCTGCCCTGGAGGACGAGCTGACACAGCTAATCCTGGAGGGGTTGATCAGTGCCCGCGTGGACTCGCACAGCAAG ATCCTCTACGCCCGGGATGTGGATCAGCGCAGCACCACCTTTGAGAAGTCTCTGCTGATGGGCAAGGAGTTCCAGCGCCGCGCCAAGGCCATGATGCTGCGGGCAGCTGTGCTCCGCAACCAGATCCACGTCAAG TCCCCGCCCAGAGAAGGGAGCCAGGGGGAGCTgactccagccaacagccagtcTCGGATGAGCACCAACATGTGA